From the genome of Solanum stenotomum isolate F172 chromosome 5, ASM1918654v1, whole genome shotgun sequence:
taataaaaatacaactcATATTCACACAGacatattctttaaaaaaaaaaaaacactcaagggtgtgtttggtagatGATATTAGGccaaaaataaatagatttttcATTCCTTATTTtgcaatataatatttttaattattttaaacatttattatattaatttatcttaatactatatttttataatataataatataataatgtgaAGATGAAGAGATTCAggcaaaaatgaatttaaagaAAGGAGAAAGAAGCCCCAAGGGATAGAAACAAACCAAAGTGACCAAAGTGTCGTGCGCGGCGCGGTTGCGCTATTCGACCTGCGTTAAGTCAATTTTGAAatctaattattttgaatttgattttttttttaaaaaaaaaaattccaacatttacacataatttataaacatattttcaaAGGAAAGTTTGACCTAAAGAGAGAGTGAGAAGTCATCCTGGATGGTTTCATGCCATGCTTGAGGAAATATATGTCTTGGAGGAAAACCACACGTGGGATTTGTGTGGATTTACCCGAAGGGAAGAAATCAGTGGGATGTAAGTGAGTCTTTACCGTTAAAGTTAATCCTGATGGCTCTGTAGCAAGACTTAAGGCAAGACTTGTGGCTAAAGGGTATGCTCAAACTTATGGGGTGGATTATTTAGACACCTTCTCTCCGGTTGCCAAACTCACTTCTGTCCGCTTGTTTATTTCTCTAGTTATTTCCGAGAATTGACCTTTACATCAATTGGATATCAAGAATGCATTCCTTCATGATGATCTTCAAGAGGAAGTGTATATGGAGAACCCATCcggttttgttgctcagggaAAGTTTGTCATTTGAAGAAGTTTTTGTATGGCTTGAAATAGAGCCCTTGGGCCTAGTTTGGAAAGTTTAGTGAGGTGGTTCAAGAATTTggtttgaaaataaataaatgtgatCACTCAGTCTTCTTGCCGGCATTATCCTCtttgttgtatatgttgatgacattgtcATCACATGAAGTGATTATACACGGATCTCATCCCTCAAGTCTTTCGTGCATACTAGATTTCATACGAAGGACTTGGGTCAGTTAAAATACTTTCTAGTAGTAGAAGTAAATCGAAAAAAGAATGAAGTTCTTCTATCTCAAAGAAAGTATATTCTTGACCTACTTGCAGAAACTGAAAAGTTAGAAGCCAAACCCAACAATACCCCAATGATTCCCAATGTACATCTTACAAAAGATGATGGTGATCCTTTTGGATGATCCAAAGAGATATAAGAGGATAGTTGGGAAGTTAAACCACCTCATTGTGACTCGTCTGGATATTCCATTTGCTGTAAGTATTGTTAGCCAATTTATGTCCCCACCTATGGTCTAACATTGGGCAGCTTTGGAGCAAATTCTATGTTAGTTGAAAGAAGCTCTGGACTCGGCTTATTGTATAATAATCATGGACATACTCGTGTTGAGTGTTTTGCAGATGTTGATTGGGCTGGATCCAAAATTGATAGGACATATACTACAAGCTATTGTGTCTTTGTTGGAGGAAACCTAATATCATGGAGGAGCAGAAGCAAAATGTTGTATTTCGATCTAGTGCTGAATTTGAGTACAAAACTATATATGTTACAATCTACATGTGAGATTATGTGGATACATCATCTTTTAACTGAAATTAAATTGAAACATCATACACCATCAAAACTTTGGTGTGATAATCAAGTTGCTTTTCATATTGCCTCAAATTCGGTGTAGTATGAAAGAACCAAACATATTGAGGTTGATTGTCATTTCATTTGGGAGAAGATTAAACAAAACTTGATTTCCACTGGCTATGTGAAGATTGGTGAGCAACTAGCTGATTTGTTCATAAAGGCACTGAATGGAGCAAGCGTTAACTATCTATGTAACAAGATGCAATATCTATGCTTCAGCTTGAGGGGAGTGTTACATAATATTATAGATTATAAATATAATCTCTTGCCTTACATAGCTAGCTAAATCATTAAAAAGATGTGTAAGATATTTACTTACCTTTGATAGAATCTTTAGTGATCGTATATATACATGTACTGTTGAATATAGTGAAATACAAGTTCTTCTATTCCCATATTTCAAATTGTACAAAGTGAATTAGGGCAATATTACTGTACTTAATTTGCTAAACTCATTGTTTTCTGTGACGAAATCACAAGATAAGTATCCCCGTAAATGTTGGACTTGTTAATATCAAGCTATAATGCATACTTTCTTGTTTAAGCAGGGCTAACCATTTTAATGTGCTATACTCTGCGTGAGCTCTTAGTTAGGATAGTttgagaattgaaaaaaaaatatgcagtATCTTCTTTGTGCTTATTTTTGCAGTATGTATAACGTTTTGAAACTTAGTCTTGTGTGTTTTGAAACTTAGTAATGGTTTGGCAACTTAGTCTTGTGTGTTTTGAAATACTCTCATATTCAAAAAGCAGAAACTTTTGAACTTCCAATATGAGTATTTTTATGAGGAACCAAAGCCAGATAATATATCTTTCACAAGGTTCCTAGTTTGTCTTGACCGTGGAATTATTATTGCGTTGGGGCCAGTGGCGAACCCAGGATTTGAACCAGTGACGTATAGCTTAATTTCGGGGTACTTGCCACTACGCCATCAATTTCTCTTTGTTATTGaaggggttcaaaatatttatatctacagaaatacagaaaatttacttatatataccgtgtaatttttttctgagggggttcgggtgaacacCCTGGATACCACGTGGGTCTGCCCCTGGTTGGGGCCTTGTGTTACCCTGCTCCTCTGTCATCAGAGTCACTTTATGTCCTTGTTTTGATCAACAACTATGTTGTTTTGTGGTGGTTTAGTTTCTACTATTGGCACTTGTGTTTATGCATCTTGTGCAAATTATTCACACACACAAAAGCTAACAAATTCTAGTATAAGAGAACTCACAAATTGAAGGAAATGATAGAATCTCACTTCTGAGTGGCACTTCAAATAAGAATTTAACTTGTATACACCGGCAATAGAAACAAATCTTACCTTATCTCTGTATTTTACTAGCAATTAGTACACGATATTGATCaatcaaataataattgtaGGAAACTAATGATTACACAAATCAAAGAGTAATTGTAGGCAAATCAAAGAGGAATTTTAAACTAAAACTTCACTTTTAGTCTTAAGTTCACATCTCAAAACAGTCTTTTCgtggagtattttttttttgtgaaaattacaaaaatatactcCTTAAGACttttattaacaaaatatcaatatatttatatttaattacaaactaagtttttaaattacatacataacaaacatttaatttttgtatttaatttaattttgttttacagATTTTTCTCTCTCATACTATTAATATTTTGTGCCTTTTATATGGAGTATAATTAGgatattaatatttatcaaatattttctctccTAAACAGTTTCaaactttttttgtttataacaataacattttaattatacatatgacagcttattaaatatatatatcttcacACGTATTTATACCTATTTTTGTGCCTTAGTGGCTTATTTTATGGAACtcattatttattacttttaccATTTAGATTATCAACACAATTATAattgcatacatttcttttatttaattttttttttctcttttttacttGATACAATTACtatggtaaaaaatatttttctctctctttaataAATTATCTGTTTTAGATTTTGATGctaattttttctctctctctcttcaattacgttttttttttaattatctttttagaatttgatgctaattttctctctctctcttcaattaCGTTTTATCTAATTATCTTTTTAGATTTTGACACTAATTTTTAGGGAGTAAAAATGTATCATCTAATTAATATGATTTCTATTCTTAAACACGTTTCTCATTAATTTCATACAATTactattgaatttattttctctctctttaatttcatttcaacTATTATGGGAAGATCTTTTTTAacttctctcttcaattttatatatgttagttaaaaaggggtggggtgggggtgagTATATTAAATGGTATAGAATTTGTATTATATCGTTGaccatttttttgtaattataataaataacttattccaaaatataatcaaattttattccTATTATAAACCATAGCACCGTTCaatagttttaacttttttcgAAAAAGTATATTAAATAATGTACATTGTAGATTAAGTTTGGtgtacaattatttttaatcacAATGAATAACTTACaccaacaaataattaaattgcacATGAAGtaaaaattcatgattataacatttaatatttgttatatatttcaACTATATGTTGCCTTACACCATAATATTATCAACTATCTATCAATATTTATCAtcgaattaataaataattataccaatatatatatgaaaaaatcactagtattagtaaaaattccattcataaaaaaataaaaNAAGTTTGCTGAAGTAGGCAGTTGGAAGTTGGTGAGAGCATAGAGCACTTATGTTAGAACTATTGATGTCTAGCTCTTTGAGGTTGAGACAAGAAACCTGCAAACGTTCAAGTATCAAACTTTGAGCTAGGTAACCCGCATAATCCATCCATAATTTTATGGATTGGACTCAAGATAATTTGGATTGGGTTCAAACTCAATTAACTCAAGCTTTATCCCATTTTAAATTGAGGTCATATAAGTTACATAGCAATAAGTTAAAAACTTACAGTTATTGAAATTAAACGGGTCAAATTGAATGATTCATAACTCAACCCGATTTATAGCTCATTTGAGCTCAACCCATAACTTGAGAgggtcattaaaaaaaaagtcttaaatttgttcttacttttttcttctttttcaatatcaatttattttcacactacaaaaatgaaataagataaagaaattcaaattctaCTACATTATATCTCTATCACAAATATATAAAGGCATGCAtagtaaaaatttaaactttctagattttaaattctaaaatacAATATAAGTGTTAATAactaaattctaaatttaatatttttaattaaaaaaattataaaaatctaaattaaagCTACTGATTCAGCCGAACGGTAACCTTCTAGCTCCGCTTATTTGTTCACTGATCGCTTAAAAATCATTTAGTTAGTTGCCTCCATGCTTTTAATGCCAGCTTTCACTTTCAGATCATTACgctattattttgttttatcgACCTTTTGTTTTCATTATAACTGCCCGTACATAGTTTATTGTaggtttttaattaattgtaaacCAAAAAAAGCTCACTGGCTATacaactatttttattattcaataCCGCGTAAACATGTCTGATCCAATTAAGTTTGCAATTTGTACGTGCAATCAAAACACGTCTTTATCcttaaagagaaaataaagaaactaTAGTAAATATTACAAATGACACCAACAAGCAAAgcttcaaattaaattaatgtgAGTAATGCAGGACCATGACATTATACTCGTCAAATTTAACCAACAGATGTAATTACCGACCATTGCCATCTCACGATACTGGTGAAATGCTGGATTACGGCCAAGTACACTCAACGTGCTACCATTATACTTTCTAGTTATGTcgtgaaaatagaaaaatgaattttagttACCTTTTGCTTTGCATGAGGAAGCTTCTTTTTATATAGAGTATGTGAATAGCTAGATCGAGGAgggattttattgatacaaaactaTTGAAAATCTTGCAGAAAATACTTTATCACGAACACTTGTAGGGAATTCTCATAGCTTGAGGCATACAATATCATTAAGATCCAATGTAAATGCATTTCCTAAAACTCAACTAACTTTTCTAGTATAAAACTAGGAGTCCAGCGCACCAATAGAATATGAAGAAAGAACTTAGAGTCCATCTCCACCTCTCAAAAGAAAAGGAGTTGAGATTATATAATTAAGGGAAAGATCAATAGCAAATAATTGATGGCTTCAACATCAGCCAACCAACGTTCCTTTTGTAGCCATAATGATTATTTAGTAATTGAGAAGTTAATGTGTTATTCAATAGCATATCATCAATATACAAGATATGACAAACGGACATTAAGACAAAATAATGGATTATTCCACAGCCTTAACGAAAGAATGTTATGTCAACGgtataatataataaagaatTTTATAATGAATAATTATGGCTCCTAatcaatttgaataataaaatcCATTTGAGAGATATGAAAGCATGAattgatactttttttttttgtgatatcaagatcatatttttttcaacaaaaacaaAGTTCAGTAACTTTGTTAGATAATTATTGATAGtcattttaagatattaactcttaaattatttaatactgCGTAAACATGTCTGATCCAAGAAAGTTTGCAATTCGTATAGGTGCAATCAAAACATGTCGTTATAAGTCAAAATAAAGAAACTACAGTAAATATTACAAATGAACACCAACAAGCAAAgcttcaaataattaaattaatgtgAGTAGTGCAGGACCATAACATTATACTCAACAACAGCATCCCCACTGGTCAAATTGAACCAATAAGTCTTTGCGGTAGCGATTCCCTGAGCCAACCGAAAAACTCCAGAACCACCAACAATTGGCATCTCACGATACTGGTGAAATACAGGGTTCCTACCAAGTACACTCAACGTGCTACCATTATACTTGCCAGTTGTGAACACAAAGTTGAGAGTCATGAGAAGGGCACCCTCATTTTGATCAGCTGAACCATAAATCCCTTGGGCTCGACCCACTATTCTCGAGTTGGTCTCTGGTCCAACTGTTAGTGGGTCGTCCATCATTGCAACAAACCCAAAGGAAGTTGGGGATTTGGCAGTCATGTTGGATTGGGCTATTTGAACTGCAGTTGGGTTTTTCCCACTAACTATATCGTGAAAATAGAAATGCAACTTAGTTACCTTTTGCTTTGCATGAGGAAGCTTCTTGAACCATTTTTCAACAGCTTTGGGACCTAATTCAACACCTTGAGCCATTGGCATGACCATAATAATAACTATGAAGCAAAGCAATAGAACTACCCTTGTTTTTTCCATCTCTCAATTTCTCCTTGTCTTGAGAAAGAATGTATTAACTGTATACAAAgatatgaatatttataatGAATGTGAGTAGAGGACAAGAGCATTAATAGTATTAAAtttataagataaaataataaatttaatttaatcaaattaatattttagttgatattttcttaagaaacgtGTAAATATTAAACCTGACAAATCTTTCGAAAGATGCCTATACAGCTCAGGTATGTGTTGCGTCTAAAACGCACATTACATTAATTTGCACGTTCGAGGCGCGCTATTGGATTTCTTCTATAACTTGCACACATGACACAACGTGACAACAATATGTAATCATTCTTTAGAAACATGCCCTTAATTAAGGAAAATATGAGAAACAAACTTTTGCAATTGCTCCTATATACCCTCACCTGTTTTCAATTagtttgtcttatttttctttttttatttatttaaaaaagaatgtcttttCTTTTTCGATAAATCTTTAATTCTAATTTTCCACGACAAGTATGTTTGAAACTACAAGATTAAGAGTTTGTTTGACATTGCAGTTGGAAGGcaaaaaacacttattttgacaaaaaaaaaacttttttgaaaaaattaaagtatttgacTAACAGATAAAACTGCTTTTAATTGAAAACAGAAGTGGTTTTTCTAttgttgaagaaactaaaaatttCTGCTTCTTAAGAAAAGGAGAagcagaaaattatttattttcaagacaaattttgttttgccatatatacatatttataaacatattccttatatttatttatttttgtggtgaaCTTTCATATGTAGTGATTTAATTTGTGGAatggtttttaaatttattttgcttaatatttttaattgtatttaaattattatgtcaatattatattaataataaatttattttttatttatttatgtataatattgattgaaaatatgaatatgtacaaattaatttaataaaaaataaaaattaattccaaattttataatagatatttaaaaataatctttctctctataaaatgaTCTTAATAATAAAAGTGAATTGAGTGTTCTTGAGCCGCTGGTACAAGGCAGAGGAACCACCCACAATACTAGGTTTTGAATCCAGCTAGAGAGGTAtttcattacttttattttaagtttagcttagtttagCTTATAGATCATATTTGATTCACCCGAATTCTTCAAATCTTAGATTCGTCTCTATTAGCTATTCGGTAAATATTTTGGTAATGTGGTGGTTCTATTTTATTATAGTTTCAACTATAATCGTTTTCGCCAAAATACTTAACCTTTGATATTATGTTGATAAGGTATGTAATTCTACTATAATATATCTCTACTCTTTTTGATGAAAAGAGATTTGATTACAAGCCCAAAACTTTTCATATAACCTTTTTGAAAAGAATTGGAAAAATTGATAATCTTATTAAGCCAAAAATTAATTTGGACAAAATAAAGGATATTTTTGTTGCGGTCGTTTCTCAATTATATATTGTGGCTTATGTGAATGATAGGATGATAGATTTCGGTGCTACTAAATATATTTGtgctaataaaataaattgtctCTTACACTCAAGCCAATAAAGGAGAAGAACTTGTATATTTTGGTGATTCAAGAACCACTCAAGTtcttaaaaaagataaattttctctcaaattcACGTATGGAAAAACTTTAGTCTTAACTGAAGTATTACATGCTTCTAATATTCGAGCCAATTTAATCTTTATGTGTTTATTACGAAAAGCAGGAGCAGGCTTTATTTGAGTCtaataaatgttattttaacaaaaattaatacTTTTGGGTAAAGGATGTTGTAAACCGTGGTTTGTTTGTACTAAATgttataaatgaaaatattaatatttctgtttaTTTGATTGATTCTTTTGATTTATGGCATGCTAGACTTGGACATGTTAGTTTATCTTATATTAAGAAAATGCATTTTGAAGGCCTTATTGGTAATGTTAATTTTTCAAGTATTGATAAGGGTGAAATTTGTGTTGAAGCTAAATAACTTCAAAATCTCATGCTTCTGGGTTTACAGACATCAATTTATTGGACTTAGAACCCGtttggatttattttttaaaaaatagtttttaaattaaaaataaaaagtcaaattgaactgacttttaagtcaaaaaataaaaagttggggagacctacttttggtttttgacttatttaagtcattttttacctttccaaacactttctaacttattttaagttattttttatatttgtcaaacactttcaaaagtcaaaaaaatgatttaaaagtagatttgaccaacttttaagtcaattcaaataCCCTCTTAGTGCATATTGATTTGGGGGACTTGAAACAAACTATGACTAGaggtggaaaaaaaatattatgtcaCATTTATTGATGACTTTCTAAATATACGAGAGTGTATTTGTTGAGAAGTAAAGATGAAGCTTTTGATGAAATGTTCttattatataaatcaaaagtaaaaaatcaaTTGAACAGGAAGATCAAAAGAGTAAGATCTGATAGAAGTGACAAATATATTTTGCTTAATGatttttgtgaagaagaagaaattagtTATGAAGTTAGTCTTTCATACTCATCCAAATCGAATGGAATagctgaaagaaaaataaaactttaaaaaaaataacgaaTTGTATGCTTGTTAATTCATGTGCATGTGATAATCTTTGAGGTGAAGCTATTATCTACCTGTCATTTACAGAATAGAATTCcttactagaaaattaaaaaacccTCCTATGAATTGTGGAAAGATTATCCCTTaatttgaaatagaaaatatgaaTGGCCTCCATGCTTTTAATATGCCAGCTTTCACTTTGAGATAATTCtgacatttttttgttttatcgACCTTTTGTTTTCATTACAACTACCAGTACATAGCTTATTATaggtttttaattaattgtatatatattataatatatacttAAGTTCATTGACATCATTCTTAAAAATATGTCACTcgatataaatatattttcagaatTCAATCCGTTCTTTTAGTTTAAAATTAGAAACTTAACGAATGAATAGAATATGAAAAAAGAACTTTGAGTCCATCTCCGCTTCCTAAAAGAAAAGGAGTTTTGTTGATATTGTATAAGGGAAAGATCATAGCAAATTGATGGCTTCAACATCAGCCAACTAACTTCCTTTTGTAGCCATAATGATTATTTAGTAATTGAGAAGCTAATGTGCTATTCAATATCATGAAATCAACACCAACAAGCAATTAgcttc
Proteins encoded in this window:
- the LOC125864762 gene encoding dirigent protein 21-like, which gives rise to MEKTRVVLLLCFIVIIMVMPMAQGVELGPKAVEKWFKKLPHAKQKVTKLHFYFHDIVSGKNPTAVQIAQSNMTAKSPTSFGFVAMMDDPLTVGPETNSRIVGRAQGIYGSADQNEGALLMTLNFVFTTGKYNGSTLSVLGRNPVFHQYREMPIVGGSGVFRLAQGIATAKTYWFNLTSGDAVVEYNVMVLHYSH